One window of Gloeothece citriformis PCC 7424 genomic DNA carries:
- a CDS encoding HdeA family protein, with translation MMKKFSWLLALTLCFAESVVLRSYAQDNAIPNSAASSVDFSKIDCETLLKMDGDERDYTIIFFQGFMSGRRNTMIVDELAFARATDEVIDYCVDNPNDRVISVFEKYRPVR, from the coding sequence ATGATGAAAAAATTTAGCTGGTTATTGGCATTAACTCTGTGTTTTGCTGAAAGTGTCGTTTTGCGGTCTTATGCCCAAGATAATGCTATTCCTAATAGTGCCGCTTCTTCGGTGGATTTTTCAAAAATTGATTGTGAGACTCTTTTAAAAATGGATGGGGACGAAAGAGATTATACAATTATTTTCTTTCAAGGATTTATGAGTGGAAGAAGGAATACTATGATTGTTGATGAGTTGGCTTTTGCTAGGGCAACGGATGAAGTTATTGATTATTGTGTTGATAATCCTAATGATAGGGTAATTAGTGTTTTTGAAAAATATCGTCCAGTCCGTTAG
- a CDS encoding Bax inhibitor-1/YccA family protein, with the protein MSSTSNFRQAIREVKGQSLIGPNVIANALPYLGGGLILTAVGTYGGLGVITSYPSLFMPTFFVALIGNLVLFFVARNVAEKGNNNTALPLLALYSLLSGYTLSGIVFVALGTSGVGLQGIAIAALGCGVTFVLARSIGSNLSDQDGMALTKTVSLGIIALLVVVLGQFVFAIFVGTTPTWLEIGISGVGVFLFAGAAVVDFYILPRTYRDEQYLPAALSMYLTYINLFIFILRLLIALNSRD; encoded by the coding sequence ATGAGTAGTACCAGCAACTTTCGTCAAGCTATTAGAGAGGTCAAGGGTCAAAGCTTAATTGGCCCTAATGTGATCGCTAATGCCCTTCCCTATCTCGGAGGAGGTCTCATTTTAACCGCAGTCGGGACTTATGGGGGCTTAGGAGTCATTACCTCCTATCCTTCCCTATTTATGCCCACTTTTTTTGTCGCCCTCATTGGTAATCTGGTTTTATTTTTTGTGGCTCGTAATGTGGCTGAAAAAGGCAATAATAATACTGCCTTGCCTTTACTGGCTCTTTACAGTCTCTTATCTGGATATACCCTTAGTGGCATCGTCTTTGTCGCTTTAGGGACATCGGGGGTAGGACTCCAAGGAATAGCGATCGCCGCTTTGGGTTGTGGAGTTACCTTTGTTCTCGCTCGGAGTATAGGGTCTAATCTTTCTGATCAAGATGGGATGGCCTTAACTAAAACCGTCAGTCTTGGTATTATTGCCCTATTGGTTGTGGTTTTAGGACAATTTGTCTTTGCTATCTTTGTGGGAACGACTCCCACCTGGCTAGAAATTGGCATTTCTGGAGTTGGGGTATTTCTCTTTGCCGGAGCAGCCGTTGTCGATTTTTATATCCTCCCTCGTACCTATCGGGATGAGCAATATTTACCGGCGGCTTTATCGATGTATTTAACCTATATCAATCTGTTTATTTTCATCTTACGTCTTTTGATTGCCCTTAATAGCCGTGATTAA
- the ilvC gene encoding ketol-acid reductoisomerase has translation MARMYYDEDGNLDLLANKTVAIIGYGSQGHAHALNLKDSGIDVIVGLYPGSKSAKKAEEAGLTVHSVADAAAKADWIMILLPDEVQKSVYKQEIEPHLKEGKVLSFAHGFNIHFGQIVPPPTVDVVMVAPKGPGHLVRRTYTQGEGVPCLFAVFQDASGQARDRAMAYAKGIGGTRAGILETSFREETETDLFGEQVVLCGGLSALIKAGFQTLVDAGYQPELAYFECLHEVKLIVDLIVEGGLANMRDSISNTAEYGDYTRGPRIVTDETRAEMRKILQEIQSGQFAREFVLENQSGKPGFTAMRRQEAEHPIEEVGKDLRAMFSWLKKA, from the coding sequence ATGGCTCGAATGTACTACGATGAAGACGGGAATTTAGACTTACTAGCTAATAAAACAGTTGCGATTATCGGCTATGGTTCTCAAGGTCACGCCCACGCCCTTAATCTTAAAGATAGTGGAATTGATGTAATTGTGGGGCTGTATCCGGGCAGTAAATCAGCAAAAAAGGCAGAAGAAGCAGGATTAACGGTTCACAGTGTAGCAGATGCAGCCGCTAAGGCAGATTGGATAATGATTCTTTTGCCGGATGAGGTGCAAAAATCCGTCTATAAACAGGAAATAGAACCTCATTTGAAAGAAGGCAAAGTTTTATCTTTTGCTCATGGGTTTAATATTCATTTCGGACAAATTGTTCCTCCTCCTACTGTAGATGTGGTTATGGTTGCTCCGAAAGGCCCCGGCCATCTCGTGCGCCGCACTTATACTCAAGGAGAAGGCGTTCCCTGTCTGTTTGCCGTGTTTCAGGATGCTTCTGGACAAGCCCGCGATCGTGCAATGGCTTATGCTAAAGGTATCGGGGGAACTCGCGCCGGCATCTTAGAAACCAGTTTTCGAGAAGAAACAGAAACCGATTTATTCGGGGAACAAGTGGTTCTCTGTGGGGGTCTGAGTGCTTTAATTAAAGCCGGCTTTCAAACCTTAGTCGATGCGGGATATCAGCCAGAATTAGCTTATTTTGAATGTCTCCATGAAGTTAAGCTGATTGTTGACTTAATTGTAGAAGGAGGACTGGCGAATATGCGCGATAGTATCTCCAATACGGCAGAATATGGAGATTATACCCGTGGCCCTCGGATTGTTACCGATGAAACTCGCGCCGAAATGCGGAAAATTCTCCAAGAAATTCAATCCGGTCAATTTGCTCGGGAATTTGTCTTAGAAAATCAATCCGGAAAACCAGGGTTTACCGCAATGCGTCGTCAAGAAGCGGAACATCCCATCGAAGAAGTCGGGAAAGATTTACGAGCAATGTTTAGTTGGTTGAAAAAGGCATAG
- a CDS encoding DUF3288 family protein, translated as MSELQEQKHPQEKTDRELVNRLLSGEATEENLLDLARLRIRYYNFPGARDIQKDLEFLLQKWQLTEEELYQKSRQIYTTSKAYQIRINNQQEDWS; from the coding sequence ATGAGTGAACTTCAAGAACAAAAACATCCTCAAGAAAAAACCGATCGAGAACTTGTGAATCGTCTTCTAAGTGGAGAAGCAACCGAGGAAAATTTATTAGATTTAGCTAGATTAAGAATTCGTTATTACAATTTTCCGGGAGCAAGGGATATTCAAAAAGATTTAGAATTTTTACTACAAAAATGGCAATTGACAGAAGAAGAACTTTACCAGAAAAGTCGTCAAATTTACACCACAAGCAAAGCTTATCAAATTCGTATTAATAATCAACAAGAAGATTGGAGTTAA
- the ctpA gene encoding carboxyl-terminal processing protease CtpA, producing MKKRTIWVTLLVTLSLIFSLMTWTPVAHAYGGFSEEQKILLQSWRLVNQAYLDDTFNHQNWWQIRQNFLDRKLSKREDTYNAIDEMLATLDEPFTRLLRPEQYHNLQVSTAGELSGVGLQININPDTGNLEVVSPLSHSPAEEAGISAHDRILFIDGVDTSTLTLDEAAARMRGPKGTKVSLTILSQGKDAKNARIVELIRDNISLSAVYATLDKSAALPVGYIRLSQFSASATKEVSDAIADLEKQGADAYILDLRNNPGGLLQAGIEIARLWIDQGTIVYTVNRQGSLDSFTASGMALTGDPLIVLVNEGTASASEILAGALQDNGRGILLGEKTFGKGLIQSLFELPDGSGLAITVAKYETPNHKDIHKAGIVPDQVIQEDPITYQQIGTEADLQYQAALKVLTGNSVLADAG from the coding sequence ATGAAAAAACGTACTATTTGGGTTACTCTTTTAGTCACTTTGAGTTTAATTTTTTCTTTAATGACCTGGACACCGGTGGCTCATGCTTATGGAGGGTTTTCAGAAGAACAAAAAATTCTCTTACAATCTTGGCGACTGGTGAACCAAGCTTATTTAGACGATACCTTTAATCATCAAAATTGGTGGCAAATTCGACAAAATTTTTTAGATCGAAAACTTTCAAAACGGGAAGATACATACAACGCTATTGATGAAATGTTAGCCACCCTCGATGAACCTTTTACCCGTTTGTTACGCCCCGAACAATATCACAATTTACAAGTGAGTACCGCCGGGGAATTATCAGGGGTGGGTTTACAAATTAATATTAATCCTGATACGGGTAATTTAGAAGTGGTTTCTCCTCTAAGTCATTCTCCCGCAGAAGAGGCCGGAATTAGCGCCCACGATCGGATTTTATTTATAGATGGAGTGGATACCTCTACCCTCACATTAGATGAAGCGGCGGCGAGAATGCGCGGGCCAAAAGGAACAAAAGTGTCTCTAACGATTTTATCTCAGGGAAAAGACGCAAAAAATGCCCGAATCGTTGAGTTAATTCGGGATAATATCTCTCTGAGTGCAGTTTATGCGACTTTGGATAAAAGTGCAGCCCTTCCTGTAGGATACATACGCCTATCCCAATTTAGTGCTAGTGCCACTAAAGAAGTGTCTGATGCGATCGCCGATTTAGAGAAACAGGGGGCTGATGCTTACATATTAGATTTGCGGAATAATCCCGGAGGATTGTTACAAGCAGGGATAGAAATTGCCCGTTTATGGATCGATCAAGGGACAATTGTCTATACGGTTAATCGTCAGGGAAGTTTAGACAGTTTTACCGCTTCTGGAATGGCTTTAACGGGAGATCCTTTAATTGTCTTAGTCAATGAAGGAACAGCTAGCGCCAGTGAAATTTTAGCGGGGGCACTACAAGATAATGGAAGAGGGATTTTATTAGGAGAGAAAACTTTTGGTAAAGGATTAATTCAATCCTTGTTTGAATTGCCAGATGGTTCAGGATTAGCGATTACGGTAGCTAAGTATGAAACTCCCAATCATAAAGATATTCATAAAGCCGGGATCGTTCCCGATCAAGTAATTCAAGAAGATCCGATTACTTATCAACAAATTGGGACAGAAGCCGATCTTCAATATCAAGCCGCGTTAAAAGTTTTAACCGGTAATTCTGTTTTAGCAGATGCGGGTTAA
- a CDS encoding PstS family phosphate ABC transporter substrate-binding protein, whose protein sequence is MTKWTCNGIAKDKKYHPEQHSPGLHLSQENYGDNCIVCGLNKEAVIISEKLNQDRTIIESNKSIAPAAVTITGLGVGLLGAMSFGIYNIVQSQDISDSNSAPSQAALVSPLDKKESKLADTLVPKMNIFYGGSTSFAPIRPRQEWKEGKVTQPERLDEYIMQTHPDFKLVYKDPPAGEKPGSGSGIKMLLKGQLSFSHSSRPLKEEEIAKAKTLNINLRQENVALDGLAIYVNQQLPISGLTVSQLKDIYTGKITNWSQLGGPDLAIKPFSRDPEDGGTPDFFKEEVLGNDASFASSVNPYVYDTTDSIKKVAKTPGGIGYATASEVCPLKTVPIKALLMTKEDNNYQSPCKGNEVNQEVFLSGTYPITRRLFVIIKENGGNDQKAGEAYVRLLLTDEGQKLIAQSGLVPLRRVDD, encoded by the coding sequence ATGACTAAGTGGACTTGCAACGGAATTGCTAAAGATAAGAAATATCACCCAGAACAACATTCTCCTGGTTTACACTTATCTCAGGAAAATTACGGAGATAATTGTATTGTTTGCGGACTCAATAAAGAAGCCGTAATTATCTCCGAAAAACTCAATCAAGACAGAACAATAATTGAATCTAATAAGTCCATAGCGCCGGCAGCAGTAACCATCACCGGTTTGGGAGTTGGATTGTTAGGTGCGATGAGTTTTGGTATCTATAATATCGTTCAAAGTCAAGATATTTCTGATTCAAATTCTGCACCTTCTCAAGCGGCTTTAGTCTCTCCTTTAGACAAAAAAGAGAGTAAATTAGCCGATACCCTCGTTCCCAAGATGAATATTTTTTATGGGGGGTCAACAAGTTTTGCACCCATTAGACCTCGTCAAGAGTGGAAAGAAGGAAAAGTCACTCAACCAGAACGATTAGATGAGTATATTATGCAAACTCATCCAGATTTTAAACTCGTTTATAAAGATCCTCCCGCCGGCGAAAAACCTGGTTCTGGGAGTGGGATTAAAATGTTGCTCAAGGGACAATTAAGCTTTTCTCATTCATCTCGACCGTTAAAAGAAGAAGAAATTGCCAAAGCGAAAACCCTTAATATCAATCTGCGTCAAGAAAATGTAGCCCTTGATGGATTAGCTATTTATGTTAACCAACAGTTACCTATTTCTGGCCTAACAGTATCTCAACTTAAAGATATTTATACAGGAAAAATTACGAATTGGAGTCAATTAGGGGGGCCTGATTTAGCCATTAAACCCTTTAGCAGAGATCCAGAAGATGGAGGAACTCCAGATTTTTTTAAAGAAGAAGTATTAGGAAATGACGCTTCCTTTGCCTCCTCCGTCAATCCTTATGTTTATGACACAACCGACTCGATTAAAAAGGTCGCTAAAACTCCCGGTGGTATCGGTTATGCCACTGCTTCAGAGGTTTGTCCTCTTAAAACCGTTCCCATCAAAGCCCTTTTGATGACTAAAGAAGACAATAACTATCAATCTCCCTGTAAAGGCAATGAAGTCAATCAAGAAGTTTTCTTAAGCGGAACTTATCCCATTACCAGACGGCTTTTTGTCATTATCAAAGAAAATGGAGGAAATGATCAAAAAGCAGGGGAGGCTTATGTTAGATTACTCCTGACTGACGAAGGACAAAAACTAATCGCTCAGTCTGGCCTTGTTCCCCTCCGTCGTGTTGACGATTAA
- the smpB gene encoding SsrA-binding protein SmpB: MSNQNGKTKLITDNRQARFLYEILETYEAGIELTGTEVKSIRAGRINLKDGYALIRNGEAWLINVHISPYEASGQYFNHDPRRTRKLLLHRKEINKLIGQVEQKGLTLVPLKMYFKDSWVKVSIGLAQGKKLHDKRETLKRRQDERDMQRAMKRW, from the coding sequence ATGAGTAACCAAAATGGAAAAACCAAACTAATCACAGATAACCGCCAAGCTCGTTTTTTATATGAGATCTTAGAAACCTATGAGGCGGGAATTGAGTTAACAGGAACAGAGGTTAAGTCTATTCGTGCCGGTAGAATTAACCTTAAGGATGGCTATGCTCTGATTCGTAATGGAGAGGCGTGGTTAATCAATGTTCATATTTCTCCCTATGAAGCGAGTGGACAATATTTTAATCATGATCCCCGTCGCACTCGCAAATTGTTGCTTCATCGTAAAGAGATTAATAAATTAATAGGACAAGTGGAACAAAAGGGCTTAACTTTAGTTCCATTAAAAATGTATTTTAAAGATAGTTGGGTAAAAGTGAGTATTGGACTCGCTCAAGGGAAGAAACTCCATGATAAGCGAGAAACTCTTAAACGTCGTCAAGATGAGCGAGATATGCAAAGAGCCATGAAACGATGGTAG
- a CDS encoding LapA family protein yields MIFRPIIIVLLVVISVVFVLQNQQPVALVFFGTKTLSLSLAVWVLIFVGGGIFTSLFLQLLFRAFGRTTISQRPANMPPPDSQDPPPRTSPSPRESFEPNRENSSDFRPFRDKTPYSSSSNEWERESYDSEWDIETPPAQPTSIREERKPFEPNYPPQEESSGFEVQQQPKTATRQGTVYSYSYRDNQKDNQPSQDNQPSQGRSSDQVYDANYRVIIPPRPENPSEFREQENEDEDWV; encoded by the coding sequence ATTATAGTATTATTGGTGGTGATATCAGTTGTATTTGTCTTACAAAATCAGCAACCTGTCGCCTTAGTTTTTTTTGGAACTAAAACCCTATCTTTATCTTTAGCTGTGTGGGTATTGATTTTTGTTGGAGGCGGTATATTCACCAGTTTATTTTTACAATTGTTATTTAGAGCCTTTGGCAGAACCACTATTTCTCAACGTCCGGCTAATATGCCTCCTCCTGACTCCCAAGACCCCCCTCCTCGAACCTCCCCAAGCCCTAGAGAGAGCTTTGAACCTAACAGAGAAAACTCATCAGATTTTAGACCCTTTAGGGACAAAACCCCCTATTCTTCAAGTTCCAACGAATGGGAACGAGAAAGTTATGATAGTGAATGGGATATTGAAACCCCACCGGCTCAACCTACCTCTATCCGAGAGGAACGAAAGCCATTTGAGCCTAACTATCCACCTCAAGAAGAGTCTTCTGGTTTTGAAGTTCAACAACAACCTAAAACAGCGACTCGTCAAGGGACTGTTTATTCCTATAGTTATAGAGATAATCAAAAAGATAATCAACCCTCACAAGATAATCAACCCTCACAAGGTCGTTCTTCCGATCAAGTTTATGATGCTAACTACCGAGTAATTATCCCTCCTCGACCAGAAAACCCTTCTGAGTTCCGAGAACAAGAAAACGAAGATGAAGATTGGGTTTAA
- a CDS encoding DUF1824 family protein, translated as MSNQEEKNLTVEEALKLLREYSCIQVKTVDTGVAKEKLRQALLLITSITDYENIGVCADNAQEGWAALSSYLKALGYNPEVEATADLYEQQPVYIKYNTQKQAHYLDAYSGSYRGVLISCQAEDDALVGTYGHFPLDLFM; from the coding sequence ATGTCTAATCAAGAAGAAAAAAATTTAACGGTTGAGGAAGCTTTAAAACTTCTCAGAGAATATAGCTGTATTCAAGTAAAAACAGTAGATACAGGAGTAGCAAAAGAAAAACTCCGTCAAGCTTTACTGTTAATTACTAGCATTACAGATTACGAAAATATAGGCGTTTGTGCCGATAATGCTCAAGAGGGTTGGGCAGCATTATCGAGTTATTTAAAAGCGTTAGGATATAACCCAGAGGTTGAAGCAACGGCTGATTTGTACGAGCAACAGCCAGTTTATATTAAATATAACACTCAAAAACAAGCTCATTATCTCGATGCCTACTCAGGTAGCTATAGAGGAGTCTTGATTTCTTGTCAAGCTGAAGATGATGCCTTAGTCGGAACTTATGGTCATTTTCCTCTAGATTTGTTCATGTAA
- a CDS encoding heavy metal-responsive transcriptional regulator has protein sequence MSLSPIAASQWLKIGEVARESGLSVKTIRYYEELGLLTPSVTRSPTGYRLFAQSVFNRLAFIKRAQSLGLNLNEIQEILTVHDQGHLPCGMVKEHLVQKLSAIEEQIQALTILKSELQGILCGWQEMPKSEQIALTICPNIQLNL, from the coding sequence ATGAGTCTTAGTCCTATAGCTGCTAGTCAATGGCTAAAAATTGGAGAAGTAGCCAGGGAGAGTGGTTTATCTGTGAAAACCATTCGTTATTATGAGGAATTAGGCTTACTAACTCCCTCAGTCACTCGTTCTCCGACAGGTTATCGTCTTTTTGCTCAATCGGTTTTTAATCGGTTAGCCTTTATTAAACGGGCGCAATCTTTAGGACTTAATCTTAATGAAATTCAAGAGATTTTAACAGTACATGATCAAGGCCATTTACCTTGTGGGATGGTCAAAGAACATTTAGTGCAAAAGCTCAGTGCGATCGAGGAACAAATACAGGCTCTAACTATTCTAAAAAGTGAGTTACAAGGGATTCTCTGTGGTTGGCAAGAAATGCCTAAATCGGAGCAAATTGCTCTGACAATCTGTCCTAATATTCAATTGAATTTATGA
- the argC gene encoding N-acetyl-gamma-glutamyl-phosphate reductase, whose amino-acid sequence MGDTEQIPVGIIGASGYGGVQLVRLLIEHPNVEIVYLGGDSSAGKPYSDIYPHLFHCVNQPVEAIDIDEIASRCQVVFLGLPNGIACDLAPKLLEKGCKVLDLSADYRFRNLETYSTWYKKDRTDQAIAVRSVYGLPELYQQQIKESQLIGCPGCYPTASLLALAPLLKQGLIVPETAIIDAKSGTSGAGRQAKINALLAEADGSLGAYGVAKHRHTPEIEEVCSDLAGHEVTVQFTPHLIPMIRGILATVYATLRDPGLVREDLITIYNAFYRSSPFVKILPNGIYPQTKWACGTNLCYLGIEVDPRTDRVIVMSAIDNLIKGQAGQAVQCLNLMMGWEETLGLPQLCFYP is encoded by the coding sequence ATGGGCGATACAGAACAAATACCCGTTGGCATTATTGGGGCTTCTGGATATGGTGGCGTTCAACTGGTGCGTCTCCTGATAGAACATCCAAACGTAGAGATAGTTTATTTGGGTGGAGATAGTAGCGCAGGTAAGCCCTATTCTGATATTTACCCTCACTTGTTCCATTGTGTTAATCAACCAGTGGAAGCTATTGACATAGATGAAATCGCTTCTCGATGTCAAGTCGTGTTTTTGGGGTTGCCTAATGGCATAGCTTGTGATTTAGCCCCCAAATTGCTAGAAAAAGGCTGTAAAGTTCTCGATTTATCGGCTGATTATCGCTTCCGCAATTTAGAGACCTATAGCACTTGGTATAAAAAAGACCGTACCGATCAGGCGATCGCAGTCCGTTCAGTCTATGGGTTACCCGAGTTATACCAACAGCAGATCAAAGAATCTCAATTAATTGGCTGTCCGGGATGCTATCCAACTGCGAGTTTGTTAGCCCTTGCGCCTCTCCTCAAACAGGGATTAATTGTCCCAGAAACAGCAATTATTGATGCTAAGTCAGGCACTTCCGGAGCAGGCCGTCAGGCTAAAATTAATGCCTTATTAGCAGAAGCCGATGGATCTTTAGGAGCTTATGGAGTGGCTAAACATAGACATACCCCAGAAATTGAGGAGGTTTGTAGCGATTTAGCCGGCCATGAAGTCACAGTACAATTTACGCCTCATCTTATTCCAATGATCCGGGGAATTTTAGCAACGGTTTATGCAACTCTTCGAGATCCGGGATTAGTTAGAGAAGATTTGATTACTATTTATAATGCTTTTTACCGTTCCTCTCCTTTTGTGAAAATTTTGCCTAATGGAATTTATCCTCAAACTAAATGGGCTTGTGGGACTAATTTGTGTTATTTGGGCATAGAAGTCGATCCTCGAACCGATCGCGTGATAGTGATGTCTGCGATTGATAACTTAATTAAAGGTCAAGCCGGTCAAGCTGTACAATGTTTAAATCTGATGATGGGTTGGGAAGAAACTTTAGGGTTGCCTCAGTTATGTTTTTATCCTTAA
- a CDS encoding DUF4278 domain-containing protein encodes MKLTYRGISYNYNPVTVETSEGTTGGKYRGLDWRFRNLKKSPILQPRVNLTYRGVTYNKGGTEVAELPQVTEVTPKLSTQDKARTLMVHHTRVIKKRQQAMLSRVATEVGLPETAAKYWNRIQGKVHPTFRHNYDRFGATLS; translated from the coding sequence ATGAAACTTACTTATCGTGGAATAAGCTATAACTATAATCCCGTTACAGTTGAAACCAGTGAAGGAACTACAGGCGGAAAATATCGGGGATTAGATTGGAGATTCCGAAATTTGAAAAAATCCCCCATCTTACAACCGCGAGTCAATTTAACCTATCGAGGAGTCACCTATAACAAAGGGGGAACAGAGGTAGCAGAACTTCCCCAAGTTACAGAGGTTACCCCAAAATTATCTACTCAAGATAAAGCCCGGACTTTAATGGTTCATCACACGCGAGTGATCAAAAAGCGTCAACAAGCCATGTTGAGTCGGGTGGCTACTGAAGTGGGATTACCAGAGACAGCCGCAAAATATTGGAATCGGATTCAAGGAAAAGTACATCCTACTTTCCGCCATAATTATGATCGTTTCGGCGCAACATTGAGTTAA
- a CDS encoding CP12 domain-containing protein codes for MKASEIMTTEVITIRGSATVAQAVKLMREKGIRTLVVDRRHDQDAYGIVTETDIVYRVTAYGEDPKKIRVYEIMSKPCIVVNPDLSVEYVARLFANTGIRFAPVIKDRLLGVISISDILHKSSFVDQPKSLELEDQIEKARNSARAICAEKGASSPECAAAWDVVEELQAELAHQRAKKPQKTYFEEYCEENPDAFEARMYES; via the coding sequence ATGAAAGCATCAGAAATTATGACCACAGAGGTCATCACCATTCGCGGGTCAGCAACAGTAGCTCAAGCGGTCAAATTGATGAGAGAAAAGGGAATTAGAACCCTGGTTGTCGATCGTCGTCATGATCAAGATGCCTATGGCATTGTTACCGAGACAGATATTGTCTATAGAGTAACCGCTTATGGGGAAGATCCTAAAAAAATACGGGTTTATGAGATTATGAGTAAACCCTGTATTGTGGTTAATCCAGATTTAAGTGTAGAATATGTCGCCCGGTTATTTGCGAATACGGGGATTCGTTTTGCTCCGGTAATTAAAGACAGATTACTAGGGGTAATTTCTATTAGTGATATTTTACATAAAAGTAGCTTTGTTGACCAACCTAAATCTCTCGAACTCGAAGATCAAATCGAAAAAGCGAGAAACAGTGCCAGAGCAATTTGTGCTGAAAAAGGAGCATCTTCTCCTGAGTGTGCCGCCGCTTGGGATGTTGTCGAGGAATTACAAGCAGAATTAGCCCATCAACGCGCTAAAAAACCTCAAAAAACCTATTTTGAAGAATACTGCGAAGAAAATCCTGATGCTTTTGAAGCACGAATGTATGAGAGTTAA
- a CDS encoding chlorophyll a/b-binding protein: MSETQPQPTQTPKLEEPKFGFNEYAERLNGRAAMIGFVITLVIEYVTGQSLLSWLGLQ, from the coding sequence ATGAGCGAAACCCAACCCCAACCCACCCAAACCCCTAAACTAGAAGAACCTAAATTTGGGTTTAACGAATATGCAGAACGTTTAAATGGTCGAGCCGCGATGATTGGCTTTGTTATAACCTTAGTGATTGAATATGTAACAGGGCAAAGTTTATTATCTTGGCTAGGGTTGCAATAG
- a CDS encoding RNA polymerase sigma factor SigF — translation MTTQSPSLGIQIMEVLIAYSRNPTLKLRNQLVELNAGLVRQVAHRISRQCCEPYEDLEQVGYLGLIRAIERFNPQQGSAFSSFAIPYIRGEILHYLRDRGSVMRIPRRWQDLYTKGKKLRKELAQTLGRQPRESEIAQALGISSQEWNECQLALQNRLLVSLDATVNQAHDGMISFGDTLPDPKSQGQQKIQEDRLQLQKAMSQLEDKTKAAIECVFLWDLPRKEAAKRIGISPMTVTRHLQKGLDQLIALLRPQAA, via the coding sequence ATGACTACTCAATCTCCCTCCCTTGGTATCCAAATTATGGAAGTGTTGATTGCCTACTCCCGCAATCCTACTCTCAAACTCCGTAATCAATTGGTAGAATTAAATGCAGGGCTGGTGCGACAAGTTGCCCATAGAATTAGTCGCCAATGTTGTGAACCCTACGAAGATTTAGAACAAGTGGGATATCTGGGCTTAATTCGGGCAATAGAACGCTTTAATCCGCAACAGGGATCGGCTTTTAGTTCCTTTGCTATTCCTTACATTAGAGGAGAGATTTTACACTATCTGCGCGATCGAGGCAGTGTGATGAGAATTCCTCGCCGTTGGCAAGACCTTTACACGAAAGGGAAAAAATTACGCAAAGAATTAGCCCAAACTTTAGGTCGTCAACCCAGAGAAAGTGAAATTGCCCAAGCTTTAGGGATCTCTTCCCAAGAATGGAATGAATGTCAGTTAGCTTTACAAAATCGTCTCTTAGTCAGTTTAGATGCTACCGTCAATCAAGCTCATGATGGTATGATTTCCTTTGGTGATACTCTACCCGATCCTAAATCTCAAGGTCAGCAAAAAATACAAGAGGATCGGCTACAATTACAAAAAGCTATGAGTCAGTTAGAAGATAAGACAAAAGCCGCGATCGAATGTGTCTTTTTATGGGATTTACCTCGCAAAGAAGCCGCCAAGCGTATTGGCATTAGTCCGATGACTGTTACCCGACATCTACAAAAAGGTCTTGACCAATTAATTGCCCTGCTACGACCTCAAGCCGCTTAA